GCCGATGGCGACGATGAGGGCCAAGCAGGTCAGGAGTCCGGTGAGCACGATGGTCATGAGTCCATCCTGGGGGTCCGGGTGGCATCCGCACCAGCTCAATACCCTTCAGTATCTGAAGCATTGCTTCAGATAGTGCTTTAGGCTGAGGCCTATGAATACAGACCATCTGCGGGCCTTCGTCGTCGCGGTGGACGAGGGGACCTTCGAGGCGGCCGCCGCACTGCTGCAGATCTCGGGCTCCGCCTTCTCTCAGCGCATCAAAGCCCTGGAGCGGGAGGTCGGCCATGTGCTGGTGACCCGCACGGTGCCGGTCATGACCACGGAGTCCGGCGCGGAGCTGCTGCGGATCGCCCGGCAGACCGTCACGCTCGAGGATGAGGCGCGGCGCAGTCTCGGGTTTCATCGGATTCCAGGCCAGGCCGCCCCCACGGTGACGCTCTCGGTGGCGGTCAACGCCGACTCGCTGGCGAGCTGGTTCCTCCGCGTGCTCCAGGAGGCCGCGACCTGGGACGACTTCGAGCTGCATCTCTACGCGGAGGACCAGGAGCACACCCATGAGCTGCTGCGCAACGGCACCGTGGCGGCGGCGGTGGCCGAGAATCCCACGCCGGTCTCCGGGTGCCGCTCCACGGTGCTGGGGACCATGCGCTACTGGCCCGTGGCCAGCACCGAGCTCCTGGATCGACATCGCGGCACCGATGGGGCTGTGGACTGGGAGCGGGTCCCGCTGGTGGAATTCGGCATCAGGGACTCCCTGCAGCGCGCGGGGCTGCGCCGTCTGGGCGTCGCCGGGACCCCGACCACCCACATGGTGCCCTCGGTCGAGGCGTATAACGCGGCGGTGGGCTTCGGTCTGGGCTGGGGGATGATCCCCGAGGGGATGATGCCTCCCGGGGTCATGGAGGGCACGCATCGGGACCTCGCGATCGTCGGTGAGATCGGACCGCAGGAGACCACGCTGCACTGGCAGCACTGGTCCAGCACGATCGCCGTCATGGATCGGCTCACCCAGGCCGTGCGTCGGGCGGGGGCCCGCATGCGTTGAGGGCGGGGGCCCGGCGCCACTGACGACGGGGGCTCGCGTGCGGCGAGTCTCACAATCTATTTCAAATTTTGAGGAATGGAGCGCTCATGGCTGGCGTTGTACCAGCCATGACCATCAGCACAGAGCGCCACAGCGACCAGTTCGAACTCGGCCTGCACACCTTCGGGGACGTCACCAAGACCCTCGACGGCGAGCAGGACGTCCCGCAGCCCCAGGTGCTGCGCAATGTCCTGGCAGAGGCCAAGATGGCCGACGCCTCCGGAGTCGATGTGATCGGCATCGGCGAGCACCACCGTGCCGACTATT
The nucleotide sequence above comes from Nesterenkonia halotolerans. Encoded proteins:
- a CDS encoding ArgP/LysG family DNA-binding transcriptional regulator; this encodes MNTDHLRAFVVAVDEGTFEAAAALLQISGSAFSQRIKALEREVGHVLVTRTVPVMTTESGAELLRIARQTVTLEDEARRSLGFHRIPGQAAPTVTLSVAVNADSLASWFLRVLQEAATWDDFELHLYAEDQEHTHELLRNGTVAAAVAENPTPVSGCRSTVLGTMRYWPVASTELLDRHRGTDGAVDWERVPLVEFGIRDSLQRAGLRRLGVAGTPTTHMVPSVEAYNAAVGFGLGWGMIPEGMMPPGVMEGTHRDLAIVGEIGPQETTLHWQHWSSTIAVMDRLTQAVRRAGARMR